The following nucleotide sequence is from Streptomyces sp. NBC_00239.
TTGCGTGCCATCGGTGTCGAGGTGGAGCTGGTAGGAGTCGGGGGATCCGGCGGCCCGCCAGCGGGTGGCGGTGTCCTGGATCTCGGCCCAGATGTTCCGCGGTCCGCAACTGCGGACCGTCCACGCGCCGTTGGTGGCGGGTTCGGCGATCATCCAGGATCCGCAGGCCGGTGCTCCGATGACGAGATGTTCGACCCCGCCGCGGCGGACTGCTCCGGGGTGCAGGGCGTCGTACGCGACCCAGAAGCCCCGCTCGGTGCTCGCCGGCGCTTCCTGCCTGCTGCGGGTGACGGCGGCGCCCTCGCGGGCGTCGATCCGGTCCCGGAACGGCTTGGTCAGGTAGAGGCGGGGCAGGCCGTGTCCGGCCCGGTGCCCGTAGCGTGCTGGCCGCAGCTCTCCCGCGATGGTGCCGAGGGTGGTCTTGGTGATGACCGCGAGAGCGGGCCAGGACGGGGACCCGGAGGTGAGGTGGGCCAGCGCGAGACCGTTGGGAGCAAGCTGCTCCAGCCAGGCCGCCGGGATGGCGGGGACCGCGTACGAGGCGAAGATGCGGTCGTACGGAGCCAAGTCCGGCCAGCCGTCCTCGCCCTGGCCCGTGACCAGCGTCGGATGCAGCCCGAGCCGGGCCAGGTGCACGCGCGTGGCCTCGGTGACGTGTGCGCTGCTGTCCAGGGAGACCACATACTGCGCGCCGCAGATAATCGAGGTGATCGCGCACGTCACACCCGGCCCGGTGCCAAGGTTCAGGACCCGCATGCCTGGCTGAAGGCCGAGCTGTTCCATGAGGCCCGCGGTCATGGTCATGCCGCTGGAGAGCGAGGTGATCTCGCCGCCCTTCCGCCACGTACCGGCCTCACGGCCCAAGATCGGCTCGTCGTCGTGCTGGGTCAGGACGCTTTCCCCGCAGTGCAGGATGTCGAGGAGCTCGGCCCGGTCCGCCGGCCGCGCCCAGTCCAGGAGCGTCCACTCTGGCGGGGTCACGTCGTCCGCGGTGCGCCGTACGTACGCCTGCTGCATCAGCACCTCGCGCGCGAGCTCCAGCAACACGTCACGCACGGGTCCTGGGTGCAGGGCGTCTTCGTCTTCGAGGCGGGCGACCATCGCGGCCCGGGCCGCCGCCGGATCCGGGTCGGGGTCGGGGTTTTGGCGGGGTAGGGCGGCGGTGAGCCCGTCGGCAAGGGG
It contains:
- a CDS encoding protein-L-isoaspartate O-methyltransferase family protein; the encoded protein is MPEHPLADGLTAALPRQNPDPDPDPAAARAAMVARLEDEDALHPGPVRDVLLELAREVLMQQAYVRRTADDVTPPEWTLLDWARPADRAELLDILHCGESVLTQHDDEPILGREAGTWRKGGEITSLSSGMTMTAGLMEQLGLQPGMRVLNLGTGPGVTCAITSIICGAQYVVSLDSSAHVTEATRVHLARLGLHPTLVTGQGEDGWPDLAPYDRIFASYAVPAIPAAWLEQLAPNGLALAHLTSGSPSWPALAVITKTTLGTIAGELRPARYGHRAGHGLPRLYLTKPFRDRIDAREGAAVTRSRQEAPASTERGFWVAYDALHPGAVRRGGVEHLVIGAPACGSWMIAEPATNGAWTVRSCGPRNIWAEIQDTATRWRAAGSPDSYQLHLDTDGTQWVSTRTGAGSGLLSWPLPVAVPPAPRQSTAPDTKERSDQEMTA